In Quercus lobata isolate SW786 chromosome 12, ValleyOak3.0 Primary Assembly, whole genome shotgun sequence, a genomic segment contains:
- the LOC115972147 gene encoding pectinesterase inhibitor 6-like, protein MRMACIHSLMTFMFVALLMNSGQLAYGNGCSYVQEACSVTRYPDICVHSLASFSSTAKRSPSKWARAGVSVTIGEVKDVAKNLKKLKKYRLMKGKNRIALSDCIECIQDALDELHKSLDVLRRLSKSTFNEQMSDLLTWISAALTDEDTCLDGFEDQKGKQVKLLQNQVLNATYITSNALALVNKLAATGLASITVP, encoded by the coding sequence ATGAGAATGGCTTGTATTCATTCACTTATGACATTCATGTTTGTTGCATTGCTGATGAATTCAGGCCAATTGGCATATGGAAATGGATGCAGTTATGTTCAAGAAGCCTGCAGTGTGACTAGGTACCCTGATATCTGTGTTCACTCACTAGCATCATTTTCAAGCACTGCTAAGAGAAGCCCCAGCAAGTGGGCACGGGCAGGAGTATCAGTGACAATAGGTGAGGTAAAGGATGTTGctaaaaacttgaaaaaattgaagaaatatCGGCTTATGAAGGGAAAGAACAGAATTGCCCTTTCAGATTGCATTGAATGTATTCAGGATGCACTTGATGAGCTTCACAAATCACTCGATGTGCTCAGAAGGCTTAGTAAAAGCACATTCAATGAACAAATGAGTGACCTTCTTACATGGATTAGTGCAGCCCTCACTGACGAAGACACTTGCTTGGATGGTTTTGAAGACCAAAAGGGAAAGCAAGTTAAGTTGCTTCAAAATCAGGTTTTGAATGCTACTTATATCACTAGTAATGCCCTGGCTCTGGTTAACAAACTAGCAGCCACAGGTTTGGCAAGCATAACTGTTCCATAG
- the LOC115971924 gene encoding peter Pan-like protein, with the protein MARFRNKKKKVFVKPVVKKNQPSVDHITGNKIPKSFVFSRGKLPGPLRQLQMDLRKLMLPYTALNLKEKKRNSLKDFLNVAGPMGVTHFLILSKTATAPYLRVGRTPQGPTLTFKINEYSLAVDVAQSQLRPRCPQDLFQNPPLIVLSGFGSGDQHLKLTTIMFQNIFPAIDINTVKLSSCQRIVLLNYNKDTKLIDFRHYSIRLQPVGVSRRIRKIVQNHQVPDLRNLQDVSDFVTKAGYGSESEADDEAATVTLASDLGRINKASTKSAVKLQEIGPRMTLQLIKIEEGLCSGGVIFSEYGNGDGKKKPEKEDTKKQKDTDEDEEDMNEDQENIEEDLEDDEED; encoded by the exons ATGGCTCGTTTTCGTAAT aagaagaagaaggtgttTGTGAAGCCGGTTGTGAAGAAGAATCAACCTAGTGTGGATCATATCACAGGAAATAAGATTCCAAAAAGCTTTGTGTTTTCTAGAGGGAAGTTACCTGGTCCTCTTAGGCAACTTCAAATGGACTTGAGAAAGTTGATGCTTCCCTATACTGCTCTCAATCTTAag GAGAAGAAACGGAATAGTCTCAAAGACTTCTTGAATGTTGCTGGGCCTATGGGTGTAACACATTTCCTCATATTGTCAAAAACTGCAACTGCACCCTACCTGAGGGTTGGAAGGACTCCACAAGGCCCAACACTTACATTTAAAATAAACGAATACTCGTTGGCAGTTGATGTTGCACAATCTCAATTGCGTCCTAGATGTCCTCAAGATCTTTTCCAAAATCCTCCTCTG ATTGTTCTTTCTGGTTTTGGGTCTGGTGATCAACATTTAAAGCTCACTACCATAATGTTTCAGAATATCTTTCCTGCCATTGATATAAACACA GTCAAACTTTCCTCTTGCCAGAGAATTGTATTGCTTAATTACAACAAAGATACAAAGCTTATTGATTTTCGGCATTATTCCATAAGATTACAGCCTGTGGGTGTCTCCCGTAGAATTAGAAAAATTGTGCAGAACCATCAAGTTCCTGATTTAAGAAATCTTCAAGATGTGAGTGACTTTGTCACAAA GGCTGGGTATGGATCAGAAAGTGAAGCAGACGATGAAGCAGCAACTGTTACTTTGGCTAGTGATCTTGGTAGAATTAACAAGGCCTCGACAAAAAGTGCTGTCAAGCTTCAAGAGATTGGACCCAGAATGACTCTTCAACTCATCAAGATTGAGGAAGGATTATGTTCTGGTGGAGTCATCTTCAGCGAATATG GAAATGGTGATGGCAAGAAAAAGCCGGAAAAGGAAGATACTAAAAAACAGAAAGACACAGATGAAGACGAGGAAGACATGAATGAAGACCAGGAAAATATTGAAGAAGATCTGGAAGATGATGAGGAAGACTAG
- the LOC115971925 gene encoding mitochondrial zinc maintenance protein 1, mitochondrial has product MAVRAEALNAYRALLRATRKTFAGDSLMLTESASEVRKKFEDNRHVTSEPEIRKLLDDAREASHFISTMIVQAKLNSTGGYVVKPDKGHAGATLEVPSEEILKS; this is encoded by the exons atggcGGTGAGAGCAGAAGCATTGAACGCGTACAGAGCGTTGCTAAGAGCGACTCGGAAAACGTTCGCCGGCGACTCACTGATGCTGACCGAGTCGGCCTCCGAGGTACGTAAAAAATTCGAAGATAATAGGCACGTGACCTCCGAGCCCGAGATCCGTAAGCTCCTCGACGATGCACGTGAGGCCTCCCATTTCATCTCCACCATGATTGTCCAAGCCAAGCTCAACTCTACCGGTGGTTACG TAGTGAAGCCAGATAAAGGGCATGCAGGAGCGACACTCGAGGTTCCTTCTGAAGAGATTCTTAAGAGTTAA
- the LOC115972415 gene encoding uncharacterized protein LOC115972415 produces MSHKALDSRHTIDSCTLRLHTWRPFRTTTSTTTTTTTTPPKTLDPSDSNPYSYSYNGAHTHTKRPCLADRATTTTRTPPFPIDAAIDMSKLSLIDDDNANKKNRIYNCGSFSLIARKRRRRGSRSVSGRSSDRSGTRRCCSVGASAAYGTCSDLPVTDSSGELFVNGDSNWGSDVSEARNSRKERDGGGGGGGSGVSGNGDKENLGLGFGLIGGFDCQGNESGYGSEPGYRGDAEFGYGDEFDEEEDDPRLLFWGDRFGGEPDSKMEVAGENSFSDQKTHYRCRRKKHDCRMVYSLR; encoded by the exons atgtcacacaaagcCCTAGATTCCCGGCACACCATAGACTCTTGTACACTTCGTCTTCACACATGGAGACCTTTCCGTACTACTACTTCAacaactactactactactactacaccACCCAAAACCCTAGACCCCTCCGACTCAAACCCCTACTCCTACTCTTACAATGGGGCCCACACACACACCAAGCGTCCCTGCCTCGCCGACCGTGCCACCACCACAACCAGAACGCCGCCGTTTCCAATCGACGCTGCTATCGACATGTCAAAGCTCAGCTTAATCGACGACGACAACGCCAACAAGAAGAACCGGATCTACAACTGCGGGAGCTTTAGCTTGATCGCAAGAAAACGACGCCGTCGTGGGTCCAGATCGGTCTCGGGTCGGAGCAGTGACCGGAGCGGGACGCGTCGCTGCTGCTCCGTCGGGGCGTCGGCCGCGTACGGCACGTGCTCCGATCTTCCCGTGACGGACTCGAGCGGAGAGCTGTTTGTGAATGGGGATTCCAATTGGGGTTCGGATGTGAGCGAAGCGAGGAACTcgaggaaagagagagatggaggaggaggaggaggaggaagtggTGTTAGTGGGAATGGAGATAAAGAGAATTTGGGACTTGGGTTTGGGCTAATTGGGGGGTTTGATTGTCAGGGAAACGAATCCGGATACGGTAGTGAACCCGGGTATCGCGGCGACGCGGAGTTCGGGTATGGAGATGAGTTTGATGAGGAGGAGGATGATCCAAGATTGTTGTTTTGGGGTGACCGATTTGGAGGAG AGCCAGATTCTAAAATGGAGGTGGCTGGAGAGAACTCATTCTCAGATCAAAAAACCCATTATAGATGCCGGCGTAAGAAACATGATTGCAGAATGGTTTATTCACTGAGGTAA
- the LOC115972074 gene encoding DExH-box ATP-dependent RNA helicase DExH8 has protein sequence MASSPTSSCSSSYSSPFSSSKFSSLPVMALREKIVEKILENRVTLIVGETGCGKSSQVPQFLLREGMSPILCTQPRRFAVVAVAKMVAKARNCEVGEEVGYHIGHSKHLSAASKIVFKTAGVLLDELREKGMNALKYKVIILDEVHERSVESDLVLVCLKQFLMKNNDLRVVLMSATADISRYKDYFKDLGRGERVEVLAIPSSDQKTIFQRNASYLEQITEFLGISSELNSSQYCPGPSPSMADADIKPDVHKLIHKLVLHIHENEPDIEKSILVFLPTYFSLEQQWNLLKPLSSSFKVHILHSSVDTEQALMAMKIWKSHRKVILATNIAESSVTIPKVAFVIDSCRSLQVFWDSNRKNEAVELVWVSKSQAEQRRGRTGRTCDGQVYRLVTRSFFSQLEDYECPSILRLSLRQQVLQICCAESRAINDPKALLQKALDSPDPEVVEDSLNLLVHMRALERTPLRGRYEPTLYGRLLASFSLSFNASVLILKFGLVGMLREGILLGTLMDTQPPPILRPFGEEHLFTEYINCYFSGDSNDDVQIGRKEVVLMANLCAFQFWQRVFKDKHRLENLKQLLKFDEIKDTTLLLPKIEEEWCSFHNLLQSSLHHVSEIYEDVLSSVHRFRPKFLATSNGLPSYYDPYEFEHTCLLQCQSDGDTDALDDEHLEPSSEIRKCVAEPFVASNNFQTNDVVKNLATTIKEIRVLCTEDRSGNQHINADDNGSHVNGDESLCVYFIKGFCNRGSQCLFSHSLGAKRPICKFFFSFQGCRNGDACFFSHDLGPSPSPLPSPSASSSSSALCLPEDSDANAASLLRFFPTSSDGCILLLDDTDLRFSTNLARYYDPSKIVSTTCLSDTYICDPSLTGVRIFWGLYHPCHTILAKGENPIPWDEVKCVLWFPNLESYSENLDRQKLLLQNFFEYLSIRILAGALYEVRVILTMNNIRFSQLQVEKLGRDFFFFLTESFPFDVTSFGELTDSITTKKPMLVSRAISYVFDLHPPTDIQFGDYAATLQKRLLDIQSNL, from the exons GAAAGAGCTCACAGGTTCCCCAGTTTCTCCTGAGGGAGGGCATGTCACCAATACTATGTACTCAACCTAGGAGATTTGCTGTTGTAGCTGTTGCTAAAATGGTTGCAAAAGCTCGTAACTGTGAAGTTGGAGAAGAAGTTGGATATCACATAGGTCATTCAAAGCACTTATCAGCAGC ATCAAAGATTGTTTTCAAAACTGCTGGAGTTTTGTTGGATGAACTGCGAGAGAAGGGAATGAATGCACTAAAGTACAAGGTTATTATTCTTGATGAAGTGCATGAACGATCTGTAGAATCTGATCTCGTTCTTGTTTGTCTTAAGCAGTTTCTGATGAAGAACAATGACCTAAG GGTGGTATTGATGTCTGCAACAGCAGATATTTCAAGATACAAGGATTACTTCAAGGATCTTGGCAGGGGAGAACGAGTTGAAGTGCTTGCAATACCTAGCTCCGACCAGAAAACCATATTTCAGCGAAATGCTTCATATCTTGAACAG ATAACTGAATTTCTTGGAATAAGTTCAGAGTTAAATTCTTCACAATATTGTCCTGGTCCAAGCCCTTCCATGGCTGATGCTGATATTAAGCCTGATGTCCACAAACTTATTCATAAACTGGTGTTGCATATCCATGAGAACGAGCCAGACATTGAAAAGAGCATTTTGGTTTTCCTCCCAACATACTTTTCGCTGGAGCAGCAATGGAACCTTCTGAAGCCACTTAGTTCATCTTTTAAAGTTCACATTTTACATAGCAGTGTTGACACTGAACAAGCTCTCATGGCCATGAAGATCTGGAAGTCCCATCGTAAG GTTATATTGGCTACAAATATTGCGGAGTCATCTGTGACAATACCAAAGGTGGCGTTTGTTATTGATTCATGCCGATCTTTACAAGTTTTTTGGGACAGTAATCGGAAAAATGAAGCTGTAGAGCTTGTTTGGGTTTCCAAATCTCAG GCTGAGCAGCGTAGAGGAAGAACTGGTCGAACTTGTGATGGCCAGGTTTATCGGTTGGTTACAAGATCATTTTTCAGCCAGCTTGAGGATTATGAGTGTCCATCTATACTAAGGTTATCATTGAGGCAGCAAGTGCTTCAGATCTGTTGTGCTGAATCTAGAGCTATTAATGATCCCAAGG CCTTATTGCAGAAGGCTCTGGATTCACCAGATCCTGAAGTTGTTGAGGATTCACTGAACTTGCTTGTTCACATGCGTGCATTGGAGAGGACGCCTCTAAGAGGCCGGTATGAGCCTACATTGTATGGACGATTACTTGCCAGTTTCTCATTGTCTTTTAATGCTTCTGTGTTGATACTTAAGTTTGGACTCGTTGGAATGCTGCGTGAAGGCATTCTGCTGGGTACATTAATGGATACACAGCCCCCACCCATTCTTCGTCCTTTTGGAGAGGAACATTTG TTTACTGAGTACATCAACTGCTACTTTAGTGGAGATAGCAATGATGATGTCCAAATTGGGCGAAAGGAGGTGGTACTCATGGCAAACCTATGTGCATTTCAGTTTTGGCAACGTGTATTCAAG GATAAGCACCGTCTTGAAAATTTGAAGCAACTTCTGAAGTTTGATGAGATAAAAGATACAACATTACTGCTGCCAAAGATTGAGGAAGAATGGTGCTCTTTCCATAATCTTTTGCAGTCATCATTACATCATGTCTCAGAAATAT ATGAGGATGTGTTAAGTTCAGTGCATCGTTTTCGGCCCAAATTTCTGGCTACATCCAATGGGCTGCCATCCTACTATGATCCTTATGAATTTGAACATACTTGCCTTCTCCAATGTCAGTCAGATGGAGATACAGATGCACTTGATGATGAGCATCTTGAGCCATCTAGTGAAATAAGGAAATGTGTTGCTGAACCATTTGTTGCTTCCAATAATTTTCAGACCAATGATGTGGTTAAAAATTTGGCAACTACTATCAAAGAG ATAAGGGTTCTGTGCACAGAAGACAGATCTGGTAACCAGCATATAAATGCTGACGATAATGGTTCTCATGTCAATGGGGACGAGTCTCTATGTGTATATTTTATTAAAGGATTCTGCAACAGGGGCAGTCAATGCTTGTTTTCTCATTCACTTGGAGCGAAGAGACCCATATGCAAATTCTTCTTTTCATTCCAG GGCTGTCGAAATGGAGATGCATGTTTCTTTTCTCATGATCTGGgtccatcaccatcaccattaCCATCACCATCGGCATCATCTTCTAGCTCAGCTTTATGCCTGCCAGAAGATAGTGATGCGAATGCTGCTTCCCTTCTACGTTTTTTCCCTACATCTTCAGATGGATGCATTCTTCTATTGGATGACACAGATTTACGTTTCTCCACAAATCTTGCTCGCTACTATGATCCATCCAAGATAGTCTCAACAACATGTTTGTCTGATACATACATCTGCGATCCATCCTTGACAGGTGTCCGAATTTTTTGGGGCCTTTATCACCCATGCCATACCATCCTTGCCAAAGGGGAGAATCCAATCCCATGGGATGAAGTGAAGTGTGTGCTATGGTTTCCTAACTTAGAAAGTTATAGTGAAAATTTGGATAGGCAAAAACTTCTCTTGCAGAATTTCTTTGAATATCTATCCATTCGGATATTGGCTGGTGCCTTGTATGAAGTGCGAGTTATTCTTACCATGAACAATATCCGATTTTCACAACTACAG GTTGAAAAGTTGGGCagagatttcttcttcttccttactGAGTCATTTCCGTTTGACGTAACAAGCTTTGGGGAGTTAACAGACTCAATCACCACAAAGAAGCCAATGTTGGTATCGCGGGCCATCTCTTATGTTTTTGATCTGCACCCACCTACTGACATCCAGTTTGGTGATTATGCAGCTACACTGCAGAAGCGTCTGCTAGATATCCAGAGCAACCTTTAG